In Nocardioides daphniae, the DNA window TTGATGAGAACCTTGAACGACTCAGGGATGCCGGAGTCGGGGATGTTCTCGCCCTTCACGATGGCTTCGTAGACCTTGACGCGACCGGGCACGTCGTCGGACTTGATCGTCAGAAGCTCCTGGAGCGCGTAGGCAGCGCCGTACGCCTCCATCGCCCAGACCTCCATCTCACCGAAGCGCTGGCCACCGAACTGGGCCTTACCGCCGAGCGGCTGCTGGGTGATCATCGAGTACGGGCCGGTCGAGCGCGCGTGGATCTTGTCGTCGACCAGGTGGTGGAGCTTGAGGATGTACTTGTAGCCCACCGAGACCGGGTCCGGGAACGGCTCACCGGAGCGGCCGTCGAAGAGACGGGCCTTGCCGGTGGAGTCGATCAGACGCTTGCCGTCGCGGTTCGGGAGCGTCGCGTCGAGCAGACCGACGATCTCGTCCTCACGGGCACCGTCGAAGACCGGGGTGGCGACCTTCGTGCCCGGCTCGGCCTTGTCCGCACCGATGCGGATGAGGCGCTGCTTCCAGGCGGCGTCCGACTGGTCGTCGGACAGGTTGAGGTCCCAGCCCTGCTTGGCGAGCCAGCCGAGGTGGAGCTCGAGGATCTGGCCGATGTTCATACGACGCGGCACACCGAGCGGGTTCAGGATCACGTCGACCGGGGTGCCGTCCTCCATGAACGGCATGTCCTCGATCGGCAGGATCTTGGCGATGACGCCCTTGTTGCCGTGACGACCGGCGAGCTTGTCACCGACGGAGATCTTGCGCTTCTGCGCCACGTAGACACGAACCAGCTGGTTCACGCCCGGCGGCAGCTCGTCGCCCTCCTCGCGATCGAAGACGCGGACGCCGATGACCGTGCCGGACTCACCGTGCGGCACCTTCATCGAGGTGTCGCGGACCTCGCGGGCCTTCTCACCGAAGATGGCGCGCAGCAGGCGCTCCTCCGGGGTCAGCTCGGTCTCACCCTTGGGGGTGACCTTGCCGACGAGGATGTCACCGGTGGTGACCTCGGCGCCGATGCGGATGATGCCGCGCTCGTCGAGGTCGGCCAGACCCTCCTCGGAGATGTTCGGGATGTCCCGGGTGATCTCCTCGGGGCCGAGCTTGGTGTCGCGGGCGTCGACCTCGTGCTCCTCGATGTGGATCGAGGTGAGGAGGTCCTCCTGAACCAGGCGCTGGCTCAGGATGATGGCGTCCTCGTAGTTGTGGCCCTGCCACGGCATGAAGGCCACGAGCAGGTTGCGACCCAGCGCCATCTCGGCGTTCTCGGTGCAGGGGCCGTCGGCGATCGGCGTACCGACCTCGAGGCGGTCACCCTCGCTGACCAGCGGGCGCTGGTTGATCGCGGTGCCCTGGTTCGACCGGCGGAACTTCGCCAGGCGGTACGAGGAGTACGTGCCGTCGTCGTTCATGGTCTCGATGAGGTCGGCCGAGACCGACTTCACGACACCGGCGTTGTCGGCCACCATCACGTCACCGGCGTCGACCGCGGCGCGGTACTCCATGCCGGTGCCGACGAGCGGGCTGTCGGAGGTGATCAGCGGAACGGCCTGACGCTGCATGTTGGCGCCCATGAGCGCGCGGTTGGCGTCGTCGTGCTCGAGGAACGGGATCAGGGCAGTCGCGACCGACACCATCTGGCGCGGCGAGACGTCCATGTAGTCCACGTCGCCGGGCAGGATCTCGGCGACCTCGCCACCCTTCGTACGGACCAGGACGCGCTCGTCGACGAAGCGGCCGTCGTCGTCGATCGCGGCGTTGGCCTGCGCGATGACGTAACGGTCCTCGTCGTCGGCGGTCAGGTAGTCGATCTTGTCCGTGACGACGCCGTCCTCGACCTTGCGGTACGGGGTCTCGACGAAGCCGAACGGGTTGATGCGACCGTACGACGCGAGCGAACCGATCAGGCCGATGTTCGGGCCTTCAGGGGTCTCGATGGGGCACATGCGGCCGTAGTGCGACGGGTGGACGTCTCGGACCTCCATGCCGGCGCGGTCACGGGAGAGACCACCGGGGCCGAGCGCGGAGAGGCGACGCTTGTGCGTCAGGCCCGCGATCGGGTTGGTCTGGTCCATGAACTGCGAGAGCTGCGAGGTTCCGAAGAACTCCTTCAGCGCCGCGACGACCGGGCGGATGTTGATCAGGGACTGCGGCGTGATGGCCTCGACGTCCTGGGTCGTCATGCGCTCACGGACGACGCGCTCCATGCGGGCCAGACCGGTGCGGAGCTGGTTCTGGATCAGCTCGCCCACGGTGCGCATGCGGCGGTTGCCGAAGTGGTCGATGTCGTCGGCGGCGACCTTGACCGGCTTGTCGTCGTGGCCGATGACGACGTTGCCCTGGGCGTCGACGAGGTCGACGGGCTCCGTCGGCACGCCGGAGGCGTGCAGCTGGACGATGTAGCGGATCGCGGCGACGACGTCCTGGATGGTCAGCGTCTGCTGGTCGAACGCCTCGTCGAGGCCCAGCTTCTTGTTGATCTTGTAGCGACCGACCTTGGCCAGGTCGTAGCGCTTCGGGTTGAAGTAGTAGTTCTTCAACAGGGTGAGGGCAGCCTCACGCGTCGGCGGCTCGCCCGGACGGAGCTTGCGGTAGATGTCCAGCAGCGCGTCGTCAGGACCCTGGGTGTTGTCCTTCTCCTCGGTCAGCTGGATCGACTCGTACTGACGGAGCTCGGCCATGACCGACTCGTAGTCGTACGGCTCGCCCTCGTAGTCCTCCTCGGACGCGAGCGCCTGGAGGGCCTTGAGCAGGACGGTGACGTTCTGCTTGCGCTTGCGGTCGAGGCGGACGCCGACCAGGTCGCGCTTGTCGATCTCGAACTCGAGCCAGGCACCACGCGAGGGGATGACCTTGGCGGTGTAGATGTCCTTGTCGGAGGTCTTGTCCGCGGTGCGCTCGAAGTAGGCACCCGGCGAGCGGACCAGCTGGGACACGACGACACGCTCGGTGCCGTTGATGATGAACGTGCCCTTCTTCGTCATCATGGGGAACTCACCCATGAAGACCGTCTGGGCCTTGATCTCACCGGTCGTGTTGTTCATGAACTCGGCGGAGACGTAGAGCGGTCGGGAGTAGGTGAAGTCCTTCTCCTTGCACTCCTCCTCCGTGTACTTCGGGTCCACGAAGACAGGGTTCTCGAACGACAGCGACATGGTGTCGTTGAAGTCCTCGATCGGAGAGATCTCCTCGAAGATCTCCTCGAGCCCCGACTTCTCGGAGACGTCCTCGCCGGCTGCCTTGCGGGCAGCAACGGTCGCGTCCCAGGTCTCGTCGCCGATCAGCCAGTGGAAGCTGTCGGTCTGGAGAGCCAGGAGCGAAGGAACCTCGAGGGGCTCGTTGATCTTTGCGAAAGAGATGCGACGGGGATTACCAGCGGAGCTGCGCGCGGCCAAGATGTGCGTCCTTCGAAATCATCGCTGAAGGTGAGTGGCGCCTCCGACCACTACAACACCCCTCCGGACAGGGCGAGAGCATATGAGGGCAGGCGCAAAGAAGGAGCCTATCCCACGAAGGGGGTCGCCACCAAGACCCGCGAGGAGGGAGTTGGGTCACACGCAAGAACATTTGACCGTTCCCGCGGACCCACTCCGGGTGACGGCCACGATGATTACCCCCGAGAGGGGTCCGGGTCAAGCAGCGCCGCGGCGAGGCGCCCGGTTGACGCGACGAGCGGCCGCGTACGCACGAAGGCGGCCACCCTTGCGGGTGACCGCCTTCGCGGTGCTCACGAGGAGCGGTGCTCTGACGAGCAAGGAGAACCAGACGTCACTTGAGGGTGACGGTGGCGCCGGCGCCCTCGAGCGCCTCCTTGGCCTTGTCAGCGGCCTCCTTGTTGGCGCCTTCGAGGACAGCCTTGGGGGCGGACTCCACCAGCTCCTTGGCCTCCTTGAGACCGAGACCGGTGAGGGCGCGCACCTCCTTGATGACGTTGATCTTCTTGTCACCAGCGGCCTCGAGGACGACGTCGAACTCGTCCTTCTCCTCGGCAGCCTCGCCGCCAGCGGCGCCGCCAGCGGCGGGAGCAGCGGCAACGGCGACGGGGGCAGCGGCGGTGACGCCGAAGGTGTCCTCGAACTCCTTCACGAACTCGGAGAGCTCGATGAGGGTCATCTCCTTGAACGCGTCGAGGAGCTCTGCGGTGCTGAGCTTCGCCATGGTGGGCGATTCCTTCCATTCGGTGGCCGGACCGGTGTCGGTCCGACCGGGGGTTTCAGGTGGTGTACGTCGGCCTGGGATCAGGCGTCGGTGGACTCGGCAGCCTCGTCAGCAGCCTCGGCGGGAGCCTCCGCAGCGGGAGCCTCCTCCGAGACGGCCTCGTCGGCAGCCGGAGCGTCCTCGGCAGCGGCCGGCGCGCCGGCACCACCTGCGAGGATCGAGGGGTCCTGCTCGGCCTTGGCCTGCAGGGCGCCGGCGAGCCGGGCAGCCTGCGAGATGGGGGCGTTGAGCAGGTAGACGGCCTGCGACAGGGAGGCCAGCATTGCGCCAGCCATCTTGCCGAGCAGGACCTCGCGCGACTCGAGATCGGCCAGCTTGGCGATCTCGGAGGCGTCGAGGATGTTCCCGTCCAGGACACCGCCCTTGATGACAAGGGCGGGGTTTGCCTTGGCAAAGTCACGCAGACCCTTCGCCGCCTCGACCACGTCGCCCTCGATGAAGGCGATGGCGGTCGGGCCGGTGAGCAGGTCGTCGAAGCCGGTGATGCCCACCTCGTTGGCGGCAAGCTTGGCCAGCGTGTTCTTGACCACGGCGTAGTTGGCGTTCTCGCCGAGGGAGCGCCGCAGTTCCTGCAGCTGCTTCACGGTGAGACCGCGGTACTCGGTCAGCACAGCACCTGCGGAACCGTTGAATGACTCAACGATGTCCGCGATGGCTGCTGCCTTCTCTGGCCGCGCCATGGGTCTCCTTCCGGACTACGCTCGAAGACGTACCGGCTGGCCCCTGAAACGACGAACGCCCCGGGCACAGGAGCCCAGGGC includes these proteins:
- the rpoB gene encoding DNA-directed RNA polymerase subunit beta, with amino-acid sequence MAARSSAGNPRRISFAKINEPLEVPSLLALQTDSFHWLIGDETWDATVAARKAAGEDVSEKSGLEEIFEEISPIEDFNDTMSLSFENPVFVDPKYTEEECKEKDFTYSRPLYVSAEFMNNTTGEIKAQTVFMGEFPMMTKKGTFIINGTERVVVSQLVRSPGAYFERTADKTSDKDIYTAKVIPSRGAWLEFEIDKRDLVGVRLDRKRKQNVTVLLKALQALASEEDYEGEPYDYESVMAELRQYESIQLTEEKDNTQGPDDALLDIYRKLRPGEPPTREAALTLLKNYYFNPKRYDLAKVGRYKINKKLGLDEAFDQQTLTIQDVVAAIRYIVQLHASGVPTEPVDLVDAQGNVVIGHDDKPVKVAADDIDHFGNRRMRTVGELIQNQLRTGLARMERVVRERMTTQDVEAITPQSLINIRPVVAALKEFFGTSQLSQFMDQTNPIAGLTHKRRLSALGPGGLSRDRAGMEVRDVHPSHYGRMCPIETPEGPNIGLIGSLASYGRINPFGFVETPYRKVEDGVVTDKIDYLTADDEDRYVIAQANAAIDDDGRFVDERVLVRTKGGEVAEILPGDVDYMDVSPRQMVSVATALIPFLEHDDANRALMGANMQRQAVPLITSDSPLVGTGMEYRAAVDAGDVMVADNAGVVKSVSADLIETMNDDGTYSSYRLAKFRRSNQGTAINQRPLVSEGDRLEVGTPIADGPCTENAEMALGRNLLVAFMPWQGHNYEDAIILSQRLVQEDLLTSIHIEEHEVDARDTKLGPEEITRDIPNISEEGLADLDERGIIRIGAEVTTGDILVGKVTPKGETELTPEERLLRAIFGEKAREVRDTSMKVPHGESGTVIGVRVFDREEGDELPPGVNQLVRVYVAQKRKISVGDKLAGRHGNKGVIAKILPIEDMPFMEDGTPVDVILNPLGVPRRMNIGQILELHLGWLAKQGWDLNLSDDQSDAAWKQRLIRIGADKAEPGTKVATPVFDGAREDEIVGLLDATLPNRDGKRLIDSTGKARLFDGRSGEPFPDPVSVGYKYILKLHHLVDDKIHARSTGPYSMITQQPLGGKAQFGGQRFGEMEVWAMEAYGAAYALQELLTIKSDDVPGRVKVYEAIVKGENIPDSGIPESFKVLIKEMQSLCLNVEVLSQDGSPISLKDEEDDVFRAAEELGIDLSRREPSSVEEV
- the rplL gene encoding 50S ribosomal protein L7/L12 encodes the protein MAKLSTAELLDAFKEMTLIELSEFVKEFEDTFGVTAAAPVAVAAAPAAGGAAGGEAAEEKDEFDVVLEAAGDKKINVIKEVRALTGLGLKEAKELVESAPKAVLEGANKEAADKAKEALEGAGATVTLK
- the rplJ gene encoding 50S ribosomal protein L10; protein product: MARPEKAAAIADIVESFNGSAGAVLTEYRGLTVKQLQELRRSLGENANYAVVKNTLAKLAANEVGITGFDDLLTGPTAIAFIEGDVVEAAKGLRDFAKANPALVIKGGVLDGNILDASEIAKLADLESREVLLGKMAGAMLASLSQAVYLLNAPISQAARLAGALQAKAEQDPSILAGGAGAPAAAEDAPAADEAVSEEAPAAEAPAEAADEAAESTDA